A DNA window from Centroberyx gerrardi isolate f3 chromosome 5, fCenGer3.hap1.cur.20231027, whole genome shotgun sequence contains the following coding sequences:
- the ora2 gene encoding olfactory receptor class A related 2: MPSEEFVRGMLYLSLTVVGVPGNTAVILAFLLALYQENRLLPADAIILHLACVNLLVVGVRCLLETLASFSLANVFGDTGCKAVIFVYRTSRSLSIWLTFVLSAYQCLSIAPPGSRWASVRVLAAHYLGLVFLVLWVINTCMSSAAILFSLGTQNDSSLMSHGINVQFCYVRFPSKLSKQANGAAQVGRDVVPMALMTLASLIILVFLYKHSQQVKGLRSSSSSSGGSGGSEQRAAKAVVALVTLYVVLYGVDNGLWVYTLTVRKTMGSSMISDLRIFFSSLYAALSPLVIIASNRKVNGRLRCVVQEKPIQDKAKTLSAM, encoded by the coding sequence ATGCCATCAGAAGAGTTTGTTCGTGGGATGCTCTATCTGTCCCTCACTGTAGTCGGAGTCCCGGGGAACACTGCAGTCATCTTGGCGTTCCTCCTGGCGCTGTACCAGGAGAACCGGCTCCTCCCAGCTGATGCCATCATCCTGCACCTGGCCTGCGTCAACCTGCTGGTGGTGGGCGTGCGCTGTCTGCTGGAGACCCTGGCCTCCTTCAGCCTGGCCAACGTCTTTGGAGACACGGGCTGCAAGGCAGTGATCTTCGTCTACCGGACGTCACGCTCCCTCTCCATTTGGCTCACCTTTGTCCTGAGTGCCTACCAGTGCCTGAGCATTGCCCCTCCTGGCTCGCGCTGGGCCTCCGTCCGCGTCTTGGCAGCCCACTATCTGGGCCTCGTTTTCCTTGTCCTCTGGGTCATCAACACCTGCATGAGCTCAGCGGCCATACTCTTCTCCCTGGGCACCCAGAACGACTCCAGCCTCATGAGCCACGGCATCAATGTGCAGTTCTGCTATGTACGCTTCCCTTCCAAGCTGTCCAAGCAAGCCAACGGGGCGGCCCAGGTGGGCAGGGACGTGGTGCCCATGGCCCTCATGACCCTGGCCAGCCTGATCATCCTTGTTTTCCTTTACAAACACAGCCAGCAGGTGAAGGGGctccgcagcagcagcagtagcagcggGGGGAGCGGTGGGTCCGAGCAGCGAGCTGCCAAAGCCGTGGTAGCACTTGTGACCTTGTATGTGGTCCTGTATGGAGTGGATAATGGGCTTTGGGTGTACACTCTCACTGTGAGGAAGACCATGGGTTCCTCGATGATCTCTGACCTGCGTATATTCTTCTCCTCGCTCTATGCGGCGCTGAGCCCCCTGGTCATCATTGCCTCCAACAGAAAGGTGAATGGCAGGCTGAGGTGTGTGGTGCAGGAGAAGCCGATTCAGGATAAAGCAAAAACTCTCTCTGCTATGTGA